CTGCCAAAGTCCGCGAACTTGGATTATACACCTTCGTACGCTGGGGTTATATTTTCATCGCGCCGCCATTGTGTGTCAATAAGGAACAGATTGACGAAGGCCTTGCGATCATCAGTGAAGCCCTGAGGATTTCCGATGCGGCGATGGTTTAAATTTCATCAAATATGAACAAAACAGAAATGACCAATTCGTCATTATACAGCGAAGACCTTGCGCCGGTGCCGGCTGACAAACGCAGTTGGAACACCTGGAATTATGCCGCCTTATGGATCAGCATGAGCCTTTGCATCCCTACGTATATGCTGTCGAGTTCCCTCATTGAAGGCGGAATGAATTGGTGGCAGGCGATCCTCACGATATTTTTAGGCAATACGATTGTCCTGATCCCGATGATTTTAAATGGTCATGCCGGAGCAAAATATGGTATTCCGTTTCCGGTCTTTGCACGCGCGAGTTTCGGAACAAAAGGTGCCAACATCCCTGCATTATTACGTGCAATCGTGGCCTGCGGCTGGTTCGGGATACAAACCTGGATCGGTGGATTCGCGATGTACCAGATGTTTCGTTTATGGATTCCCGCATTGGACACGTTAACACCCATTTTTCCGGATTCATGGGGGTTGCAAACCGGCCCTGCAATTTGCTTTTTCGGGTTTTGGCTGTTGAATATGTATGTCGTTTATCTTGGTGTTGAAAGCATCAGGAAGTTGCTCGTTTTTAAAGCGATTTTTCTGCCCGTTGCCGCATTGGCGTTGTTGCTTTGGGCGATTTCAGCAGCAAATGGTCTTGGCCCTGTTTTAGATACACCCTCAAAATTTGTAAACACATCCGATTTCTTTCATTTCTTTTTTCCCGCGTTAACCGGAATGGTGGGCTTTTGGGCGACATTATCCTTAAACATCCCCGATTTTACCCGCTATGCTAAATCCCAGAAAGCCCAAATCAAAGGACAAATCATCGGTTTGCCGTCCTCAATGACATTATTTGCTTTTGTTGGCGTGGTGGTCACTTCGGCAACGACAATCGTTTTTGGAACCACGATTTGGGATCCTGTGGTTTTGGCAGGAAAATTCGATAGTAAGTTGTTGATTTCCGTAGCGATGATAGCGGTGGCGATTTCCACATTGGCAACAAATATTGCAGCGAATATCGTCAGTCCGGCCAATGATTTTGCCAATCTCGCCCCATCAAAAATCGATTTCCGTAAAGGCGGTTACATCACCGGAATTATCGGGATTTTGATATTTCCGTGGAAACTGATTGCCGATCCGTCAGGTTACATTTTTACGTGGCTTGTCGGTTATTCGAGTTTACTCGGGCCCATCGGCGGGATCATGATTGTCGACTATTATTTCATCCGGAAACAGGCCCTGGAGATAGATGAATTGTATAAAACCAACGGAATTTACGCTTTTATAAAAGGATTTAACTTTTATGCCATCGCCGCATTGTTGATTGGAATTGCACCCAATGTTCCGGGTTTCCTGACCACAATAAAAGTGGTCGGAAATGATGTTTTTCCGGAATGGGTTTCAGGCTTATATCATTATGCATGGTTTGTAGGATTTGGTATCAGCGGATTGGGGTATTGGATTTTAATGAAGAACAAACAAAGTGCCTGAGTGCCTGAATGCCTGAGTTTTTAAGTAGCTCATGCACTCTGCACTCATGTACTCAGAAACTAAAAAATATGAGCATCTTAATTAAAAACGGAAGAATAATAACGGCAACCGACGACTACACAGCCGACATATTTATTGAAGGTGAAACCATTCAATCGATTGGAAAAAACCTCAATGTCCATGCCGATGAAGTCATCGATGCCTCCGGAAAGCTTGTGATGCCCGGCGGAATCGATCCTCATGTACATCTCGACATGCCTTTCATGGGCACTTACAGCAGCGACAATTATGAAACGGGAACCCGGGCCGCGCTTTTTGGAGGAACAACAACCGTTATAGATTTCATCCTGCAAACACAAGGCAAAAGTTTGCAGTCGGCGCTACAGGAATGGAAAGGCCGCAGCGACAACAATGCTGTCGGCGATTACAGTTTTCATATGGCTGTTACCGATTTCAATGAGGAAACCAAAAAGGAAATCCAGCATTTCATCGAAAAAGAAGGTATTACGTCATTCAAAACCTTCATGGCCTACAAAGGCGCACTGATGATCGATGACCGGCAAATGGTGGGCCTGATGCAGGAAGTGAAAAAACACGGCGGCCTGATCAATGTGCATGCGACCAATGGCGATATGATTGATTTCCTGATTGCAAAGCACAAATCTGAAGGAAAATTTTCTCCGTTATATCATTATCTATCCCAACCAGAAGTCACTGAAGCCGAAGCCAGCAGCCGTTTTGCAGACATGGCCGACTACACAGGCTGTCCGGGATATATCGTACATTTAACGTGTGAAGGCGCGTTGAACGCCGTCCGTTTTGCCACGCGCAGGAACCAGCATGTTTTTGTGGAAACCTGCATTCAATATTTGATTTTGGATGCCAGTGTATATGAACAGGATTTTGAAGGTGCCAAGTGGGTGATGTCGCCGCCGCTGCGTGAAAAGAAAGACCAGGAAACGCTTTGGGCAGGATTGAACCAGGGGTTGGTGAATGTCGTTGCGACTGACCATTGCCCATTTATGTGGGAACAAAAGTTAATGGGAAAAGACGATTTCTCCAAAATCCCGAACGGCCATCCCGCAATTGAAAACCGTATGGAACTGCTGTTCAGCGAAGGGGTCTCCAAAGGCAAAATCACGTTAAATAAATATGTAGAGGTAGCGAGTACAAACGCCGCTAAAATCTTCGGCATGTTCCCTAAAAAAGGCACGATTGCCACAGGGAGTGATGCCGATATTCTAATCCTTGACCCAAATGAAAAGCACACGCTTTCAGCAAAAAACCACCATATGAATGTCGATTACAGTGCCTACGAAGGCAGGGAACTGACCGGGAAAGTAAAAACCGTGTTATTGCGCGGGAAAGTAGTGATTGATAATAACGAATGCAAAGTAGAAAAAGGCTACGGGCAATTTGTAAAACGGAATAAAGTGACAGGAAAAATATAGTAATTTCTCATTCGTAATTTAAATTATGTCCAGAATAGTAAAATCAGGGCTTATCCAATTGAGTTTAGCCAAAACCGAAGGCGAAGGCACCATCCCTGAAATCATGGATGCGATGCTGCAAAAGCACATTCCATATATCGAAGAAGCGGGAAGGCAAGGCGTCCAGATCCTGTGTTTCCAGGAAATCTTCAACACGCCATATTTCTGCCCTGGCCAGGATTCGAAATGGTACGCTTCCGCAGAAACCGTTCCTGGCCCTACAACCGAATTGATGCAGGGGTATGCCAAAAAATACAATATGGTCATCGTCGTCCCGATTTATGAGAAAGAGCAATCCGGAGTGTATTACAACACCGCTGCGGTCATCGATGCCGATGGGACCTATTTGGGAAAATACCGTAAAAACCATATTCCGCAGACCGGTGGTTTCTGGGAAAAGTTTTTCTTCAAACCTGGAAATTTAGGCTATCCGGTGTTTCAGACAAAATATGCTAAAGTCGGCGTTTACATCTGCTACGACCGTCATTTCCCCGATGGCGCGCGCTGTTTGGGACTGAATGGCGCCGAAATCGTCTTCAATCCATCGGCAACCACCGTCGGGCAATCGCAATATTTATGGAAACTGGAACAACCGGCGCATGCTGTGGCGAATGGCTATTTCATGGGATGCATCAACCGTGTAGGGACTGAAAAACCATGGAACCTTGGAAAATTTTACGGCACTTCTTATTTCGTGAACCCGCGTGGGGAAATCCTGGCCTGTGCTTCCGAGGATAATGACGAACTGCTCGTTGCCGAATTTGATCTCGATTTGATTGATGAGGTTCGTGGCAAATGGCAGTTTTATAGGGATAGACGGCCTGAAACTTATAAGGAAATTACCGAATTATAGACTTTCAACCACATCGGTTTTCTATGCCGCTATGTGGTAAAAAATCAAACAACAAAACAAAAGTTATGAGCATAAAAAATAACCGTTTAACCAACCAGGATTACGAATTCAATTTCGCCGACATCCATCCGCCGTTCGAAACTCCCGACGCGGCGCTCACCGAAGCCAACCGCTGCCTGTTTTGCTACGACCCGCCGTGTATGAAGGCGTGCCCGACATCGATCAATGTCCCGAAATTCATCAAGCAAATCGCAACATATAACGATAAAGGCTCGGCGCACACGATTTTTTCCTCGAATATTATGGGCGCGGGCTGCAGTAAGGTCTGCCCCGTGGAGAAATTATGCGAAGGCGCCTGTGTCTACAATCTGATGCACGAAACCCCAATCCACATCGCCAAACTCCAGCGCCATTCAACCGAAAAAGCCATGAAAAACCAATGGCAATTATTCGACAGGAAACCATCAACCGGAAAGCGTGTCGCCATCATAGGTGCAGGCCCGGCCGGTTTGAGTTGTGCACATACACTAAGCCGCGAAGGAGTCGAAGTCACGATTTACGAAAAGGAAGCCAAGGGCGGCGGACTCATGACATACGGCATTGCCGCGTATAAAGTCACTCCTGAATTCTGCGAAGATGAAGTCAATTACATTACCTCGATCGGTGGTATTTCAATCAAATACAACCATGAACTAGGCCGTGATATTTCGATTGATGAACTGCAACGCAATTATGATGCGGTGTATCTCGCTTTTGGTGTCGGAAAAGCGCGCCAGTTGGATATTCCGGGAGAAAATTTATTTGGTGTGACCGATGCTATCAAATTCATTTACGATTTAAGAAATAACGATTATTCAGAGATTGCTGTTGGTGATAAAGTTGCCGTCATCGGAATGGGAATGACCGCCATTGATGCCGCCACACAGGCCAAAAGGCTTGGTGCTTCCGAGGTACATTTGGTTTACAGACGTACACAGGAAGAAATGCCGTGTACCGAAAAGGAGCTCAACATCGCCAAGCTCGACGGCTGCAACATCATCTGGCTTGCCGCCCCGAAAGAAATCATCGGCGATGGTGAAAATGTGTCACAACTGGTTTGCGATGTCATGGAATTGGGTGCACCCGATGCCAGCGGCCGCAGAAGCCCGGTTGAAACAGGACAAACTTTTACGCTCGATGTCGACATGGTTATCAAAGCCGCAGGACAAATGCCTTTTTCAGAAATGGTTGCCGGCGAAAACCTGCAAAATAACAACGGAAAAGTGTCCGTACAAAGCAAATCCAAAACCAGCTTGGATAATGTCTTTGCCGGAGGCGATTGCGTGAATGGCGGACGCGAAGTAGTCGATGCGGTACAAGCCGGAAAAGATGGTGCGGCAGCCATCCTCAAAACCATCATCAGCCCGGATTATATCATCGAATCAGAACTCAAACCAACCTTCAATAACTAGATTTTATGGATCTATACCATAATCCATAATTCGCAATTCATAATTAACATGGCAGATATATCAACAGATTTCCTCGGCATAAAATCCCCAAATCCCTTCTGGCTCGCCAGCGCCCCGCCAACCGATAAAAAAATAAATGTTGTACGTGCTTTTGAAGCGGGCTGGGGCGGCGTCGTCTGGAAAACCCTTGGCTCACAGGTGAAAAACGTTTCTTCAAGATATTCCTCAGTCAATTACGCCGGGAAAAGGATGATGGGTTTCAACAACATCGAGCTCATCAGCGACCGGCCGCTGGAAATCAATTTAAGGGAAATCACCGAAGTTGTCAAATTGTTCCCTGACCGCGCGATGATCGTGTCACTCATGGCCGACAACGACCGCCATTCCTGGCACGAACTCATCATGAAATGCGAAGATGCCGGAGCCATGGGCTTCGAACTCAATTTCGGCTGCCCGCACGGCATGACCGAGCGTGGAATGGGCGCAGCAGTAGGGCAGGACCCTGAAATCGCCAAAATGGTTGTCGAATGGGTTATGGAAAAAGCGACGATTCCTGTCATCACGAAATTAACTCCAAACGTACATTCGGTTGTGCCCACTGCACGTGCGGCCGTCGAAGGCGGTACAAACGCCTTAAGCTTAATCAACACGATCCAA
This genomic stretch from Flavobacterium pallidum harbors:
- a CDS encoding NAD(P)-dependent oxidoreductase, which translates into the protein MSIKNNRLTNQDYEFNFADIHPPFETPDAALTEANRCLFCYDPPCMKACPTSINVPKFIKQIATYNDKGSAHTIFSSNIMGAGCSKVCPVEKLCEGACVYNLMHETPIHIAKLQRHSTEKAMKNQWQLFDRKPSTGKRVAIIGAGPAGLSCAHTLSREGVEVTIYEKEAKGGGLMTYGIAAYKVTPEFCEDEVNYITSIGGISIKYNHELGRDISIDELQRNYDAVYLAFGVGKARQLDIPGENLFGVTDAIKFIYDLRNNDYSEIAVGDKVAVIGMGMTAIDAATQAKRLGASEVHLVYRRTQEEMPCTEKELNIAKLDGCNIIWLAAPKEIIGDGENVSQLVCDVMELGAPDASGRRSPVETGQTFTLDVDMVIKAAGQMPFSEMVAGENLQNNNGKVSVQSKSKTSLDNVFAGGDCVNGGREVVDAVQAGKDGAAAILKTIISPDYIIESELKPTFNN
- a CDS encoding NCS1 family nucleobase:cation symporter-1, giving the protein MNKTEMTNSSLYSEDLAPVPADKRSWNTWNYAALWISMSLCIPTYMLSSSLIEGGMNWWQAILTIFLGNTIVLIPMILNGHAGAKYGIPFPVFARASFGTKGANIPALLRAIVACGWFGIQTWIGGFAMYQMFRLWIPALDTLTPIFPDSWGLQTGPAICFFGFWLLNMYVVYLGVESIRKLLVFKAIFLPVAALALLLWAISAANGLGPVLDTPSKFVNTSDFFHFFFPALTGMVGFWATLSLNIPDFTRYAKSQKAQIKGQIIGLPSSMTLFAFVGVVVTSATTIVFGTTIWDPVVLAGKFDSKLLISVAMIAVAISTLATNIAANIVSPANDFANLAPSKIDFRKGGYITGIIGILIFPWKLIADPSGYIFTWLVGYSSLLGPIGGIMIVDYYFIRKQALEIDELYKTNGIYAFIKGFNFYAIAALLIGIAPNVPGFLTTIKVVGNDVFPEWVSGLYHYAWFVGFGISGLGYWILMKNKQSA
- a CDS encoding nitrilase-related carbon-nitrogen hydrolase; protein product: MSRIVKSGLIQLSLAKTEGEGTIPEIMDAMLQKHIPYIEEAGRQGVQILCFQEIFNTPYFCPGQDSKWYASAETVPGPTTELMQGYAKKYNMVIVVPIYEKEQSGVYYNTAAVIDADGTYLGKYRKNHIPQTGGFWEKFFFKPGNLGYPVFQTKYAKVGVYICYDRHFPDGARCLGLNGAEIVFNPSATTVGQSQYLWKLEQPAHAVANGYFMGCINRVGTEKPWNLGKFYGTSYFVNPRGEILACASEDNDELLVAEFDLDLIDEVRGKWQFYRDRRPETYKEITEL
- the hydA gene encoding dihydropyrimidinase — protein: MSILIKNGRIITATDDYTADIFIEGETIQSIGKNLNVHADEVIDASGKLVMPGGIDPHVHLDMPFMGTYSSDNYETGTRAALFGGTTTVIDFILQTQGKSLQSALQEWKGRSDNNAVGDYSFHMAVTDFNEETKKEIQHFIEKEGITSFKTFMAYKGALMIDDRQMVGLMQEVKKHGGLINVHATNGDMIDFLIAKHKSEGKFSPLYHYLSQPEVTEAEASSRFADMADYTGCPGYIVHLTCEGALNAVRFATRRNQHVFVETCIQYLILDASVYEQDFEGAKWVMSPPLREKKDQETLWAGLNQGLVNVVATDHCPFMWEQKLMGKDDFSKIPNGHPAIENRMELLFSEGVSKGKITLNKYVEVASTNAAKIFGMFPKKGTIATGSDADILILDPNEKHTLSAKNHHMNVDYSAYEGRELTGKVKTVLLRGKVVIDNNECKVEKGYGQFVKRNKVTGKI